The nucleotide window GGTTTTCGCATGCAGGTTCAAGCAGGGAGAATGCCGCCATGGGCCGGATCAGTGCGCAGGAGCGGCGTGAGGACGTCATTCGCGCGGCGATCGCCGAGTTCGCGATCGCCGGCTACCGCGGCACCACCACCGCTGCGATCGCCGAGCGGGCCGGCGTCAAGCAGCCGTATCTCTTCCGGCTTTTCCCGGACAAGAAGGCGATCTTCGTCGCCGCTCTGGTGCGGAGCGCGGAAGACACTCGCTTGGCTTTCGAGGAGGCGGCCGACGGGGTGGAGGGAGGCGAGCAAGCCCGGCAGATGATGGCGGACGCCTATGCGCAGCTGATCTCGACGCGCCCCGAAACGCTCCTGATGCAGATGCAGGGATATGCCGCCGTGGCGGCCTCCGAAGCGCAGGGCGATGACCTGATCGGTGAGGTCGTCCGGGCCGGCTGGATGAGTATCTGGGAAACCGTGCACCTGTCACTGGGCGCTGATGCCGACAAGACCGCAAGCTTCTTCGCCTGCGGCATGCTCGGCATCACGCTTACGGCCATCGGGCTTCCAGTGGGTGCCGGGAGGTGAGGGAGTCTTCTGGGCGGCGATGCGTCAGTGCACACCTGCCGCGTCGAGCAGGGTCGTCACGGTGGGCGCGACGAGCCCGGTCAGGTTGTCGGCCTGAATCCCCGCGCGGGCGCTCGCGCCGTCGAAGACCAGGCTGAGCTGCCGGGCCAGTAGATCCGGATCGCCCGCCCCGCCCTGCTCGGCCTCGGCGCGGAAGAAGGCCGTCAGGTTCGCCTTGACCTGGTGGGCCACGCGGCTCGCGGGGTGACTCTGGTCCTTGAGCTCGATCTGCACGGCCAGATACCGACAGCCTCGGAACTCGGGCGCTCCTGCCTGCGATTCCACCTGCTCGAAAACGTGCAGGATCCGCTCGCGGGGTGACCGGCCGTCGTCCATCGCGGGCAGGAGAGTCGCCACGTAGGCGGAGGCGCGCTCCTTCAGGCTCACTGCCAGGAGTTCGTCCTTGCTCTCGAACAGCTGATACATGGAGCGCTTCGACACCCCCGCCGCCTTGCACAGCGCCTCGACGCCGATGCTGACGCCGTCTCGGTAGGTGAGCGTGGCCGCCGCCTCCAGCAGGCGCTCCCTGGGGCTCAGTTTCACTTCGGTGCTCATGCCGTGAGGTTAACCCGGAGTGGACGAAATGAAAACCGATCGGTTTCCGGAGGTCTCCGGCGAGGGCTCGGCGACGGCCTGGGGGAAGGGCCGTCGCCGAGCCATGAGGGTGTGCGCGCCTGCCGTCCCCGTCAGGACGACGCACACCGAGGCCACTCCGAGTGATGGCCCGTCTCGGGTGACCTGCCGTCGTGCCCGTACGGCGTCCTCTCCGGCTTCGTCTCCGCCGGGATGCGGTGCGGGCCCTGGCGGTCGTCAAAGGGGTGACTGCCGCTCATGGCGTACGGGCCTCTCGGTCGGTGGACTCGGAACGCCTCGCCGGGGGATGCCAGCCACCGGTGACTTCCTTGACGGGCTTGTGGGGGAAGCGGCGCCGGGCGTACTCCTGTGCGTGGGAGTCCGGCAGGACATACAGGGTTTCTTTCTTGTCCTGGAGCGGTCGCAGGACGGTGTCCATGAAGTTCTTGCGGTCGTCCAGGTACGGGCCCAGGACGTCCTCGCCGGAGGGGCAGACGGCGAGGCAGTAGCCGGACTTGTAACCGGGCGGAGAGCTCAGGCTCTGCCACATGGAGGCGCTCTCGGAATCGCTGACCCGGGAGCGGTAGTCGGCCGCGTCCTCGCTGTCGGCCACCGTCTGCGCCCAGTCGGTGAACCCGCTCATGAACTCTCGGTAGTTGTGCGTGGTGCAGGCCAGCGCGTCGAATGCCCCGTCCTTGGCGATGGCGCCGACCGGACAGGCGGCTACGCACAACTTGCAGTCGATGCAGGGGTTGTAGTTCAGCGCCTGCCCGTACTCGCTCACCTCCGCGTCCACCAGGACGGTGACCAGCAGCACGAAGCTGCCGAACTTCGGGTGGATGACATTGCGGTGCAGGCCCATCACGCCGAGCCCGGCGGCCACGGCGACCGTCTTGTGCGCCACCACCCAGATTCGTTCGTTGGGGAAGCGGTCCATCTCCTGGGGAAAGCCGACGGAGGGATTGAGCGCGCGGTAGCCGGCGTCCTGTAGGGACTGGGTGACGCTGCGCGCGGCGTGGTTGGCCTGTTCGTCGGTGTGGTGGAACTCCTGGTTGGCCACGCTGCGGGCGGGGGAGCGGCAGTTGTCGCGGTTCATCCGGACCGCCATCGCGATCAGGGTGCGGGTGCCGGGCAACGCGGACAGCGCGTGCTCGCGCTCGCCGGCCAGGTCCGGGTGGTCCAGGCTGACCGCGGCGACGTCGTCCGCCCCGGCTGCCAGGCACAGCTCGCGCAGCCAGGCCGCGTCGATCACCGCGGGCGGGCGGCCCGCGTCACCGGTCCCGCGCCGGGCGAGTACGGCCCGTACCGACGGGTGGGCCGCCAGCTTCGCCGGAAGCGGGGGACGGGTGGGTTGCCCCTCGGTGCCTCGCGCGGCAGTCATACATGCTCCTAGGGGTGCGGGTACAAGGCTCGCCGCCACGGGCGAGAAACCGATCAGTTTCACCACCGTAAACCGATCGGTTTTCGCGCGCAAGCCCAAGCGGCGAGCCTCTCCTTCGGACTGTCGATCAGGTTCCTCGCGGGCGTCGGCGATCGATCGTCGGGCGATCAGGGCTCAGCCCGCGAGTCAGGCCGGGGTGCCGGCCTTCGGCTGGCAACGGGCTTGGGCCCCATGGGAGTTGCTCGGTCGCCGGGCGCGGCTGCGGCTTGCCGAGTGCATCGCTCGCCGCGGCTGTTCGTCACGCGATGCGTCAGCGCATGTCCGCCGCATCGAGCAGTACGGCCACGGTGGGAGCGATGAGACCGGCCGGCGTGTCGGCTTTGATTCCCGCGCGGGCGCTGGCGCCGTCGAAGACCAGGATCAGCTGACGGGCCAGCAGGTACGGGTCGTTCGCCCCGCCCTGTTCGGCCTCGGCGCGGAAGAAGTCTGTCAGGTTCTCCTTGACCCGATCGGCCACCCGGCTCGCGGGGTGGCTCGGGTCCTTGAGCTCGATCTGTACGACGAGGTACCGGCAGCCCTGGAAGTCGGGTGCACCCGCCTGCGCCTCCGCCTGTTCGAAGACATGCAGGATCCGCTCTCGGGGTGGACGGTTGTCGTCCGTCGCGGGAAGGAGTGCCGTCACATAGGCGGAGGCGCGTTCCTCCAGGCTCGCCGTCAGCAGTTCGCCTTTGCTCTCGAACAGCTTGTACATGGAGCGCTTGGACACTCCCGCCGCCTTGCACAGCGTGTCGACGCCGACGTTGACGCCGTCTCGGTAGGTGAGCGTGGCCGCTGCCTCCAGCAGTCGCTCTCGGGAGCTTGGCATTGCTTCGGTGGTCATATTGCGAGGTTAACTCGATTCCGGCCTATGGGAAACCGATCGGTTTACGATGCTGGCCGGGGTGCTCTACGGCGCCGCCCACGGCCGAGTCGGTTCGGCGCCGCCGCCGTGGTCTCCAGAATGGTCGGTGTGTCTCACCGGCCTCGGAAGCTCGGCCCCATCGTGCGTGCCCTCGACCGGCGATGACGGGTTTGCCGAGGACGGAACGCACGGGACCGTCTCGGAGATGCCCCTGTCCTGCGCTGATGTGTGCCTGGAGCGCACCGATCAGCGCAGGACATTTCTCACCACGGTGGATTCGGGCTCAGTGGGCGATCACAGGCTCGCCCTCCGACGGCGCCAGAGCTGAAT belongs to Streptomyces graminofaciens and includes:
- a CDS encoding TetR/AcrR family transcriptional regulator, producing the protein MGRISAQERREDVIRAAIAEFAIAGYRGTTTAAIAERAGVKQPYLFRLFPDKKAIFVAALVRSAEDTRLAFEEAADGVEGGEQARQMMADAYAQLISTRPETLLMQMQGYAAVAASEAQGDDLIGEVVRAGWMSIWETVHLSLGADADKTASFFACGMLGITLTAIGLPVGAGR
- a CDS encoding TetR/AcrR family transcriptional regulator — its product is MSTEVKLSPRERLLEAAATLTYRDGVSIGVEALCKAAGVSKRSMYQLFESKDELLAVSLKERASAYVATLLPAMDDGRSPRERILHVFEQVESQAGAPEFRGCRYLAVQIELKDQSHPASRVAHQVKANLTAFFRAEAEQGGAGDPDLLARQLSLVFDGASARAGIQADNLTGLVAPTVTTLLDAAGVH
- a CDS encoding 4Fe-4S binding protein, with the protein product MTAARGTEGQPTRPPLPAKLAAHPSVRAVLARRGTGDAGRPPAVIDAAWLRELCLAAGADDVAAVSLDHPDLAGEREHALSALPGTRTLIAMAVRMNRDNCRSPARSVANQEFHHTDEQANHAARSVTQSLQDAGYRALNPSVGFPQEMDRFPNERIWVVAHKTVAVAAGLGVMGLHRNVIHPKFGSFVLLVTVLVDAEVSEYGQALNYNPCIDCKLCVAACPVGAIAKDGAFDALACTTHNYREFMSGFTDWAQTVADSEDAADYRSRVSDSESASMWQSLSSPPGYKSGYCLAVCPSGEDVLGPYLDDRKNFMDTVLRPLQDKKETLYVLPDSHAQEYARRRFPHKPVKEVTGGWHPPARRSESTDREARTP
- a CDS encoding TetR/AcrR family transcriptional regulator, producing MTTEAMPSSRERLLEAAATLTYRDGVNVGVDTLCKAAGVSKRSMYKLFESKGELLTASLEERASAYVTALLPATDDNRPPRERILHVFEQAEAQAGAPDFQGCRYLVVQIELKDPSHPASRVADRVKENLTDFFRAEAEQGGANDPYLLARQLILVFDGASARAGIKADTPAGLIAPTVAVLLDAADMR